In Paenibacillus stellifer, the DNA window TGAGAAATCCGATGATGACGACCCGGTAATTGCCCTTCAGCTTCGCGCGTTGGATCGACATGACGCCGTAAGTGAAGGTCAGCAGGGCCTGGAGCGTCATAATCAGCGATTGCAGGGAAGCGGCCAGCGGGTTGCCATGAAAAGCGAGGCTGTTGACGGGCATGCCGTAATTCCCCGAGTTGTCCAGCATTACGCTATTGGTGAAGGCGGCCCTCATGCCGGGCTTGAATTTCAGTGCGCGGGTGAGCGTGAATGACAGCAGATACAGAATCATGATGTAGATTGCATAGAAGCCGACAACCATTCCAAGCAGGGAGTAAGACATCTCTGACTGGTACATGCTCATAAACACGGCAGCCGGAGTTATGTAATAGAAGTTGATTTTGGCCAGCGTATACAGATCCAGCCGGAACAGCCGCTGAAGCAGCGAGCCGGCTCCGATAAGAATAAAGACCGGCAGGACAACCTGCAGCAGAATCTCTCCGATCATTCAATCTGCTTCCTTCCTATAAATAAGCATTTGGATTATTAATTATGGCGTACACTGCGGACTTGAAGCGCAGCAATTCTACTATAGCATAATTATATCGGATAATTCTTCAGCATATTTTGCGTTAATTCTTCTAAGGGTTATAAAACGGATGGCCCTGGCTCAAACTGTGGAAAAGCATTCCAATCGTCCCCCGAAAGGAGAGTTATCGTTATGAGCATCAAAGCAATGGCCGCAGCAGCGGCCGCGGCACTTATCCTGATGATTCCCGCAGGATGCCGCCCTAACGGATCGGATCGGGAGAATCCCGTCTTCCTTCCAATGGACGTTGACGGTTCCGGGTTAGTCGGAGCCAATGACGAACTTCCCTCCATCATGCAGGATGTTTATACGAAATCCATACCGGAGGATGTGTACGGCAACGAACAATAAGCGCGCCGGACTCTTCATCTGTACAGAGAATGACAATTTCAGTATAATAGTTCAATTGCGGTTGGATTGAAACAGATGAGAGGGGAGCAGCATGATATGGCGGCGGAAATTGTTCGTGTGACGACGGAGGAACAGCTCCAGCTGGGGTTGAAGATCCGAAAAGAAGTGTTCGTGAAAGAGCAGAAGGTGCCGGTTGAAGAAGAAATCGACCAGTATGACTGCATCGGACCGGATGCCCATCATCTGTTGGTAATGGACGGAGAGACCGCAGCTGCGACGGGGCGGCTGACCTATTACCGCGAGGGAACCGCGAAGATGCAGCGGATTGCGGTGCTGAAGGAATACCGGGACAAAGGCTACGGCAGAGTTCTGCTGCTGGCGCTAGAAGAGCTGGCCCGCGAGCTGGGGCTTGAGACTTCCATTCTGGACGGGCAGTGTCAGGCGGAGAAATTCTATACCAAGCTCGGATACCGGGTCATATCGGAGCAGCCTTTTTATGATGCAGGGATTCTGCATGTCCGGATGCAAAAGGATTTACAGTAATCCACGAGTAATCCGGGAATAGTCCGGCCTTCCTTTGGGAAATCTAGGAATTAGCCTCGAGGGGCAAATTTCGATCAAAGGAGCAAGGACTCATGATCAATGGAGGACGCGAACGTTTTGTGGCTGTGCAGAAGAATGGAGACGGGGATATCACCTCGTTCCAGACTTCAACCGGCCGGACTCTGGACTATCAGCAGGCTATTCGGGAAGTGCAGGCCGGCGCGATTGCCGGAGTGAATGTGTTCAAAGGCCGGGATGGAGCTCCCCATATCCGGGGGGATGCCGACGGCGATCCGACCAACAATCTCGATCAATTGCCGCTGTTCTAAGAGCAGCAGGTGCAGGACGGATGCCGTCCGGATGGCGATTAGGCCTCCGGGCGGCTTTTTACATTATTATCCCTGAAGAGGGTATAC includes these proteins:
- a CDS encoding AEC family transporter, whose translation is MIGEILLQVVLPVFILIGAGSLLQRLFRLDLYTLAKINFYYITPAAVFMSMYQSEMSYSLLGMVVGFYAIYIMILYLLSFTLTRALKFKPGMRAAFTNSVMLDNSGNYGMPVNSLAFHGNPLAASLQSLIMTLQALLTFTYGVMSIQRAKLKGNYRVVIIGFLKMPVPYALVFGLLLHAWSVPLPAFLLQPLTYAQQSMVALALFTLGAQIMKYPIRLDRAEIYLSLVLRLLAAPLIGVVIVLALGIKGIPAQALMIASGMPTGVNASLLAEEYNNEPDFAAQTVLISTLVNVLTITGLIMLARWIV
- a CDS encoding GNAT family N-acetyltransferase, whose product is MAAEIVRVTTEEQLQLGLKIRKEVFVKEQKVPVEEEIDQYDCIGPDAHHLLVMDGETAAATGRLTYYREGTAKMQRIAVLKEYRDKGYGRVLLLALEELARELGLETSILDGQCQAEKFYTKLGYRVISEQPFYDAGILHVRMQKDLQ
- a CDS encoding DUF3892 domain-containing protein, with the translated sequence MINGGRERFVAVQKNGDGDITSFQTSTGRTLDYQQAIREVQAGAIAGVNVFKGRDGAPHIRGDADGDPTNNLDQLPLF